The genomic interval GTGATCGGCATGGATATCGCCGTGATGCGGCAAGTACAGCACCGAAGGCTGCAGCTCATGAAACACTCGCGACAGCGCGTCTGCCAACTCATGCCGGGGCACGGTGTCGAGCCGCGGCGCAGGGAAGTCGAGAAACCGCACCCCCGCGACTCCCAGCACGCGATGCGCTTCGGCGAGTTCCGCTCGACCGCGCGCCACCAACTCCGCGGGAAACAACTCCGGAATCCCACGCGTGGCGATGACGACGTGTACTTCCGCCCCTTCATCGGCGTGCCGGGCCATGACCCCGCCGCAGCCGAGCACTTCGTCATCCATATGGGGCGCCACGACGACGACTCGCATCACGATGGCGCTCCGGCCGGGTGCAACTGGGCTTCCAACAGCGCGACTCGCTCCCGCAGCGATTCGACTTCATGGTGCAGACGGACGACTTCATCCTCCAGATCGACGCCGAGCTTCACGCCGACGCTCAACCGCGCCGCTGGCGCATCGGCCGGCCATTCCACTACAGTGAGCCAGAGCAATCCATCGCCGCATTGAACGAGCGCGCCACGTTCGGCATCAACGTCCAGAATTCTCCCCGGCACGCCGCGGAACGGCGTCGTGCGATCGACTTCCGCGCGCCAAAGGATGAGTTTTCGCCGGCGGACAAAAGTGTAAGCGCCGGGATGCGGCCGAGACGCGGCGCGAATCAAGGCGTGAATGCGTTCCGCTGAGTCGCGCCAATCGATCAGGCCGTCTTCCGGACCGCGTTTGCCGTGATAGCTCGCAAGTGCATCGTCTTGAGGCCCCGGGTTCCATTCGCCATTTAATAAACTTGGCAGCCAGCGATCCAGGGCGCGATCCAAGGCGTCTTCGGTTTTCGTGACGACATCTTCGGCGTAGTCCGCCGACGTGACATCGAAGGGCTCTTGGACGAGGATCGGTCCGGAATCCGCGCCGTCGTCCATCAGGAAGAACGTCGCGGCGCCGGGCGTGCCGTCGAGCGTCAACCAGGCGATGGGCGCCCGGCCGCGTCCCTTGGGTAAATGTGTTGGATGAAAGCCCACGCAACCGCGCGTTGGGACAGCCAAGAGCTCTGGCTTCACAAGTTGTGACAACCCTACGACGAACAACAAATCCGGCTGCCAAGCGCGGACCTGCTCGATAATTTCCGGGGCGTTGATGTTGCGGAAGGTCGAGCAAGGTACATTGGCCTTCGCCGCCTCGTCCGCTAATCGCGCGAATCCGCTCACTTGAGGAGCGATTTCGTCCGTCAATTCCAATACGCCCACGACCGCAGCGCCATGGCGCAACAGGGCTTCGAGCGTGCGGCGCGAACTGCCGACGCTGCCTGCCAGCACGATTCTTGGCGAAGCGGCCTGATTCAAGTTCCAACCCCGTTTGGTTTCGACAGCCGTTGTAGGAAGCGTTCTTCGCCGCGAAGGATGACGCCGATGGTTCTGAGGAGAATCGCCACATCGAGTGCCAGCGATACGCGTTCGACGTAGTCGACATCCCAGTCCCAGCGCTCCGGCCAGGAGAGATAGGTATTGCCATTCACTTGCGCCAGCCCGGTCAGTCCTGGCCGCACCAGCAACCTGCGGCGGCTATGTTCGTCATATTCCTCGATCTGTCGCGGCAACGCCGGCCGCGGCCCCACGATCGACATCTCGCCTGATAAGACATTAATCAGCTGGGGCAACTCATCGATCTTGAAACGTCGCAGCCAGTAACCCACGCGGGTCACCTCGGCGTCACGACCGTAAATCTCTTTGTCCGGCACACGCGGCCAATCGGTCATCGTGCGAAACTTGTACGCCCGAAAGGTGCTTCCGTTCCGTCCCAGCCGATCCTGCAAGAACAGGATCGATCCCCGCGAATCCAAGCGCACCAGCAACGCCACGATTGCCAACAACGGCGCGCTCAGCAGCAAGATCGGCAAGGAGATCGCAAGGTCGAGGGCGCGTTTTCCGATCGTGGAATACATTTGGGAGTTTGAAGTGTTCCGATGCGAGGAGTTTGAAGTGTTCAGTTTTCAGTATTTGAGTACATCGATTCTTCTGAAAGCGACATTCCGAACGCGTGCAGCTTTCTACGTGGGCGCCGAGTCCAAGCACTGAAAACTGAAAACTGAAAACTGAAAACTCCTCCGCCGAACACTTCAAACTGAAGATCAAGCCGACGTCCGCTCCCGCTCCCCGGAAATTTCGTTGATCAGCTCCTTCGCCCAGTTGCTCTTGCTGAAGTTGCTGGCGCCCCCTTCTTTGAGGAACTTGACGTTGCTGTACCGGGCTTCGGTGTAGTTCTCGACATCGCCGTTCGAGATCGCTTCCAGCACCTGCTGGATGCCCATCGCCACGGTCCATTGCGGCTCGAAGCCGAGCTGCTTGCGAATCTTCGCAAAGCTGACGCGATAATTCCGCTTATCGGTGTCGTCGGAGTTGATCAGTAACTCCGCGGCCAGGACCTGTTCGTGAACCATCTTGTCGATGTCGGTGATCGTGTAGTTCTGCTCGTCCGAGCCGACGTTGTAGATTTGGCTGCCCACTACGTCGAGTGGGGCGTCGAGAACCTTTGCCACGGCCAGCGCGGCGTCGTCGACATGCACGAACGGGCGCCATTGATCGCCGCCAAAGACGGTAATCTGGCCGTCCATCTTGGCCTTGGCCGTCAGCAGGTTCACCACCAGGTCGAACCGCGTTCGGCCGGAGAGGCCGTAAATCGTGGCGAAACGCACGATCGACGGGCGGAAATCGTCATTCGCCATGCCGAGCAGCACTTTTTCGGATGCCAGCTTGGTGTGGCCGTACAGCGAGATGGGGCGCACCACGGAACGCTCGTCGAGCGTTTCGTCCGTGGCCCCGTAGACGGAACAAGTGCTGGCAAAGATGAAACGTCCCACGCCGGCGCTTTTGGCCAACTCGGCGATCATCCGCGTCGCGGACAGATTGACGTCAATCGTCAAGTCTTCGTCCAGGCTGCACGCAGGATCGCCGACGATGGCGCCTAAATGCACCACGGCGTCGACGTCCTGCATCGCTTCGACAACTTTTTCCACATGGCGGAAGTCGCCGTGAATGATCTCCAACTTCGGGTGATCGAGCAACGCCGCGATCGGTTCTTCGCCAAACAGAAGTTGGTCCAGCAGGCGAACTTGATAGCCTTTGTTGAGCAACTTGGGGAGCAACGCCGAACCGATGTAGCCGGCGCCGCCAATCACCAGAATCCGCTTTTCGCCGCGACGAGCCCGCAACTCGGCGTCTTGTTCCGGCTGAACATAGCGTTTCCACGCAGAACTCCACAATCGGGCGGCGATCATAAACACGATCGTCAGCACCCAGGCCATGACATATGCCCCGCGCGACGTCAGTCGCATTTCGCCGAACAGGAACGGGACCATGAACCCGTAGATCAGATAGCTCAGACTGACCGCTTGGGCGATGATCGCTGCCTTGTAGCGGCTCTGGTAGGCGCGGCCGTAGGTATAGAAGCCGCTCAAGTAGAACACGGCCAGGCAGATCAGCGTGATCGCCCAGCCGTTGCTGGCGAAGTCGCCGATCAACTCGGAGAAGCGGCTGTCGGCCAGGGGCGATGCGTCGCGCTTTTGGAACAACGTGGCGACCACAAAGCGCAGCGTGAGCGCCGTAAGCAGCGCCAAATGAATCAGCGCGGCGTCGGCCGCCATGCGGAGAATCGTGCCCGCTGAAAACTTGAACCTCGAAGGTAACACGCGTTGTCGCTCCCGGTTGTGGACTTTCTCGCTTCGTTGCGATCGGCGCTGCCCTTCCGCCACCGCGACGATTTTGGCCGCCTACTTCAACTTCAATTTCATTTTCATTCCACCAACGCCCGGCCCACTGCCGCGGCGTGTTCATGGATCTGTTGGATGGCCCGGCAAATGCCGATCACCACGTCGTCATCCATTCTGGACCAGATCGGCAGGCTCAAACTCACGTCTGCCAGCCAGTTTGTATTGTGCAAAGTTTCGGCGGAAGGAGCAAATCGCCGGTAAGCGCTTTGCTGATGCACCGGCGGCACCCAGTATTGCCGATTGTCGACGTTGTCGTGTTTGAGCGCTTTCGCCAGTTGGGGGGCGGTAAGGCCAAACTCCTGCGGGTTCACTGTAATCGAGAAGTCTTTGTACGAGCAGCGATCACCGGGAAGAATGGTCTGGTAGCCCAGGCCCGGCACCGTTGCCAATTCGCGTTTGAACAATGCCACCAGCTCCTGCCGACGCTGCACCCCTTCCTCCAGCAACGTCAAACTACGCAGACCAACCAGAGCGTGCATTTCGCTCATCCGGGCGTTCAGCCCCGGGAACCGCGTGTCGTAGACCGGCACCATGCCATATTCACGTCCCACGCGCACATGCTCGGCCAGGTCGTCGTGATTCGTGGTGACAATGCCGCCTTCGCCGGCGATCAGCAGTTTGGTCGGGCTGAGGCTGAAACATTGAGCGTCCCCTTGTCCGCCGACCGGCTTGCCCTGATAAAGCGAGCCAAAGCCGTGCGCGGCGTCGTAGACGACTTTCAGGTTATGCCGCTTGGCGACTGCTTCCAGCCGGTCGCAATCGACCGGATTGCCGAAATTATGTACGGCGACGATGCCGGTCGTCGCGGGCGTGATCGCGGCTTCGACCGCCTCGGGGTCAATGCACTGAGTGTCCGGCAACACGTCCACGAACACGGGCCGGCAGTTGTTCCAGATGAGCGCGTTGACTGTGGCCATGAAGGTGAAGCTGGGGACGATCACGTCGCCTTTCAGCCCCAGGCCTTGGTAGGAGAGCATCAGCGCGCTGGAACCGCTGGAGACCGCGAGCGCGTGTTTGCAACCGAGATGCTTCGCGACGGCTTCCTCGAAGGCCCGGAGATACTTGCCGCGGGTCAGCATCCGCGTTTGGAACATGTCTTCGAAGTCGGGCGCCAATTCCGCAAAGCTGGGGAGCGCCGGCCGCACGATCGGAACCAGTTCCGGAAACAGCGGCGCGCCCCCCAAAATGGCCGGAAGCGTCGCGGGGGCCGACGTGGGCTGACTCATGCGTAACATCTCCGCGGTGGTTTCAAGGAAGTGACGCGTTACGTGGGACCAATCGTCCCCAACGGTGATTTTGCCAGGATATCCACGAACTTTCGAGCCGTGTGCTGCCGGCGATGGTTCGATTGCAACCTTCGTGCCACCGTCCACAGGGCAGCACTTCGGCCGCAGGCAAATCCCTATGTGATGGACATTTGCGGTGGCCCGGCATGCTCGCGCTCACGTTCGATCGAGCACGAGGAGGTGGTAAAATCTCCCCAGCGCTGTGGATTCCCTGCCGCGTGCCCGGCGCGCAGCCCCTCCGGCGATTCCAGATTTACTACGCCTGGTGAGCGCAAATAGTTTGACAAGATTATTACTCGTCCGCCAATCCAATTCGATCGTCGCCGCGTATCGATTCTGCGGGCGAGCGGCGCTTGTTCTGCCGGTTTCGCTCGCTAAATGATTGTGGCGGCGGAGTGGCCTCGGTTAGACTGAAAACTGGCTGGCTCACGGGCGGAACCGGCTCATCAGCGGCTCTTCTGATTCTCGTCGACGGCTCGCAATAAGGGGCGATTGCGTGAGTGTTCCATTAGTGCCGAGGCAAGCGAAATCGCACGCGGCGGAGTCGCCGCCCGCCCGTAAGCGACAGATTTCCCGGCGGGAATTGCTGGGTATCGCCGGCGCGGTCGTGGCGTCGATGGTGCTATTCCAGATCTTTCGCTGGGTCAGCGGCGGCACGGACGTAGCGCCCACGGGTTTGCCGGAGATCTCTTCCCGGGAATTGGACGCGGCCGCCGCCAAATGGAAGGCCTTGGGCCCGAAAGACTATGACCTCGAGATGACCGTGGTCAGCAACGCAAATAAGTCCGACTACCTCCTCGAAGTGCGAAATGGCGAAGGTAAGCGCCTAGTCCGGAACGAGATCGAAAGCACTCGGGCGGACGAGTTGGCGCAGTGGACGATTGAAGGCCAAATGGCGCAGATTGCCGCGTATATCGAACGCGACACTTCCGTGGCGGCCCGGAACGCTGGACAGCAGATGATCAACGTCGGCAAACTCGACCCGGACCTCGGCTATCCGCTCGAATACTCGCGGCAAGGGACCGGCGACCAAACCAAGTTTCACATCACGGTCACCAAATTCCAACCGATCGAACCGTAGCGGGTTGCGCCAAAGTCAGGATCCGATCAACCCTTCCGTTCGACGCAGCGCCTGCGCCGTTAAGGCGGTTCCAGGCTGGAACTGTTTGACAGATTTTTTGTACGCGCGTATCGTGAGACTCATGGCCTGAGGCTCATTCGGATCCATGGATCGGCACACGGTGAAGCGTGGCTCGCCGTTCCTCGCTATTCAGCGTCGGCATTCCTTCCCCACTAACAGTGATTCGCCTCCATGAATAAACCCGCGACCGCTGCCGTGGCGCCTGCGACCGCCCAGCGCAGCATCACCGATCCGGATCAAATCTTGCCGTTTTCCATGCTGATCGGCCTCAGCGTGCTGCTGCTGATTGGCTTCGGCAAGACGATTTTCGACCTGTCGGACTATTGGTCCGATCCCCAGTACTCGCACGGCTATTTGGTGCCCTTATTTTCCCTGGTCTGGTTCTACCTGCGCTGGGAACCGATTGGCGACGTGCCCACTTGGGAACGCTGGTCGGGCGCCGCGCTCCTGGCGTTCGGGCTGGGGACCTGGCTGTTCGCCTCCTATCTCGGCGTTCCCTACATCGAGATGGTGGCGTTTTTGCCCTGCATCATTGGCGTCTTCCTGCTCGTGGGGGGCGTGAAGATTTTGCGTTGGGCCGGGCCAGGACTGGGCATGATGATTTTCATGTACCCGCTGCCCGGCTTTCTGAACCGGGCGTTGCTGGTTCCTATGAACAAGTTCGCCACGATCGCCAGCACTTTCTGCGTGCAGACGTTGGGCATCGCTTCGTACCGCACCGGCAATACCATCAAGTTGCTCGGCCAGGACCTGAACGTCGTCGACGCTTGCAGCGGCCTCCGCATGGCCACGATCTTCCTGGCCATGGCGGTCGGCGTGGCGCTGTTGATCGAGCGGCCGATGTGGATGCGCCTGTTGGTTGTCGCCAGCGCGCTGCCGATCGCCATCATCACCAACATGATCCGCATCGTGGTGACCGCCATCCTCTACAGCTTCGACTTGGGAGACTCCGCCCAGGCCGTGTTCCACGATCTGGCCGGCTACATCATGCCAATCATTGCCCTCGGGTTTTTGTTCCTGTTCCTGCAAATCCTCGACAACCTGTTTATCACCGTGGAAACCGCGAAACCCAAGCTGGGCGCCGTGGGCCTGAAGCCGGCCATGAAGTTGAAAGGCTCAGGGGCGTAGCGGATGTTGATGAACCACCACCGGGACGTTGCGTAGAATCAACATTCGGAATAGTACGGCCGGTGCCACGAAGGCGAAGAAACGATAGACGCGAGAGGACTTACGGCATTTTTCGGTACTTAGGCGTTGGCCTGGCATGTCGGTTGCGAACGACCTGTCGACGGGCCGAAACCTCGAGAACCGATCGTTCGGCGATTGAACCGCTCATCGAACTGCTCACTTTTGGGAGACTCGACAGGTGCTACCTCCGCAATCCAGCGACGCTCCAGGGACTAGCGTAGTGCCCTCGAAATCCGCGGACGGCGCCGGAAATGGCGCCGGCACGCTTGTGCCCATCGGGCCGATGTATCCCATGCCCAGCCATTTGGCCTGGCCGGGCGCCGCGCCGGTGCGGCCGTCGTTTTTGACGTCTGGCCCCGACCCAATCACGTTGTTGCACGCCCTGCGGCGTCGCTGGTTGCCGGCCCTCGCGTGCGGCCTCGTCGCTTCCTTGGCCGTGGCGGCGCTGGCCTGGTTCTTGATTCCGGCCGATTACGAAGTCCAGGCCCTGTTCGAGGTGCAGCAGCAGGACAAAGGGGACATCATGGATGGTGCCAGCGGCCGCGGCAGCCGTGACGAGCACGACCTGTTCAAGAAATCGCAGCTGACCCTGGTGAAGAGCCCGCTGGTGCTCCAGGCGGCGCTGCGGCGCGAAGAAATCGCGCAGTTGCCGAGCATCAAAGCGAATCGCAACGATCAGGTGCGGTTTCTCAACGACGAGATCATGGTGGACTACCCGGGCGGCGGCGACATTTTACGCATCCGCATGAAGGGCGAGAACGCCGACGAATTGGTCAAGTTGGTCGACGCCGTGAAGGACGCCTACACCAAGGAAGTCTTGGACAAGGAACGGCAGTTCAAGCAAAGCAAGCGCGATACGCTGCAACGAGAACTCTCGACGACGACCACCAAGCTCGCTCAGAAGTCTAAAGAAGAACTCAACCTCAGCCGAGACTTGAAGGCCGCTAGTTCCGACGCCGTGCAGTTTCAAATGCAGATCATGATGAACGAGTTGCAGGCCCTCCGCCGCGAGGAGCAGGACATGCAACGCGAAATCATCGGTTCCAGCCAGAAGATTGAAGAGCTCAAGGCCGTGAAGGAAAAAGCGGAAAACGCCGAGCCGAGCGCTTACGCCCTGCAACAGGTCTTAAAGAACAACCCAAGTTTCCAGTCGCTGCAGATGTCGATGCAATCCGTGGACGAGTCGATCCGGCAAACAATGTCGGTGATTCCCGACCCCAATAGCCCGCGGGTGCAAGGTTTGACGAAGCAAAAGGCGGACATCGAAGCCCAAATGGACGAGTTGCGTCATGACGCCGCTGAGGAGGCCCAGGAGTTCATGATCGGCACGTCCAAGGGCGCGCTGGAGATCGACCAGCGAAATGCCGAATCCAGTTTGAAATCGCTGCAAGCGCAGCTTGCCTCGCTCCAAGCGGAAGGCAAGAAGATGTCCGAAGACCTCAATCTCTTGGGCGGTAACTCCGCCGACTTGATGGGTATCAAGCAGGAGGTGGAAACGCTCCGTATGCAATGGCAGGAGATGGACAATCAGCTCCGCATGATGACCTTGGAGCTCTCCGGCGACAATTCCCGCGTGAAATTGGTCATGTCCGCCCAGAAGCCCGAGGGGAACGAGTGGATCTTCAAGTACTTCCTCACCGGACTCTGCTCGGTGGGCGCGTTCGGACTGACGATGTTCGCCATCACGTACGGGGAATTCCAAGCCCGCCGCATCAGCACCGCCACGCAAGTGGCCGACGGCTTGGGCATGAAGGTCGTGGGCGCGTTGCCTTGCCTGGCAGGCAACAATGACGTCATGTTGCCGACGATCCTGAATGAATCGATCGATCGCGTGCGGACCCTGCTGCTGCACGCCACGAGCATGGACGGCACCAAGATCGTGATGGTCACCAGCGCCGTCGATCAGGAAGGCAAGACCACGGTCGCCAGCCAATTGGCAGCCAGCCTTGCGCGTTGCGGACGCCGCACGTTGCTGGTCGACGCCGACATCCGTAGCCCGTCGCTGCACGAACTGTTCGACATGCCGGCCGAGCCGGGCTTGTGCGAAGTGCTCCGCGGCGAACTGGAACTCGACGATTCCATTCGCCCCACCCGTCTGCCCGGCCTCTGGCTGCTGCCGGGCGGCCGTTGCGACGGCGAAGCAGTGCAAGCCCTGGCCAAGGATGCCATCGGCGGCGTGCTCGATGGCCTGCGGCCGGAGTTCGACTTCATCGTGCTGGATTCGGCCCCGGTGTTGACCGTGGCGGACTCGCTCTCGATCGGACAGCATGTCGACGCCACGATCGTCTCGGTCCTCAAGGACGTCAGCCAAGGCGCCAAGGTGTTCGACGCCGTCGAACGCCTGCGAGGCGTCGGCATCAACGTGATGGGCGCCGTGGTGAACGGTGAAGCACAAAAGAGCCACCGCCGCCTGATCGACATGCAGCCGGCCGCCGCTTGATTGCTACTAGCCCCGATAGGGGCGACAGACAATAGCCAGGGGTGACAACCCCTGGAAATAGAGGCAAACCAGAATCCCAAGCCCCATCGGGGCGCCACTTTCGACAGCCGCGACCAGCCACCCCGGCCCCTCCCCGAGTCACAACATGAACAAGCAAACCGCGCTCTGGATTCCCGTGGGCGTCGCGGCGGTGATGGTGATCGCCTCGTCGATCGTGCAAGGCTACTGGACGAATCGCTTCGGCGCGAAATCCGACAGCCAGATCGTCAAGGAGTTCGCGCAAAACCTGGAACGCGTGCCCAAGGTGATCGGCGAGTGGGAAGCCGTCGACCACCCGATGAACGCCCAGGAGCAGGAGGTCGCCGGCATCGTCGGTTATGTTTCGCGCGAATACCGTAACCCGCGTACCGACGAATCGGTAACCGTGATGCTGGTGTGCGGCAATTTCCGCAACATCGCCAAGCACGAGCCGACGCAATGCTACGTGGCCGCCGGCTACAACCAGGAGAAGGAAGTCGAGCAATACGAAACGAAGACCAAAACGTCGGTGGCGAATTTCAACACCACGGTCTTCAAACTGGAAGATGAGAAGAAGCTGGA from Planctomycetia bacterium carries:
- a CDS encoding PIG-L deacetylase family protein — encoded protein: MRVVVVAPHMDDEVLGCGGVMARHADEGAEVHVVIATRGIPELFPAELVARGRAELAEAHRVLGVAGVRFLDFPAPRLDTVPRHELADALSRVFHELQPSVLYLPHHGDIHADHGHVYHAGLVAARPLANCPVRKILCYETLSETEWTPPIDGAMFFPTVFVNIERQLQRKLDAMACYASQLKQPPSPRSLECLKALAHLRGSTIHAHAAEAFELVREIVD
- a CDS encoding formyltransferase family protein; the encoded protein is MNQAASPRIVLAGSVGSSRRTLEALLRHGAAVVGVLELTDEIAPQVSGFARLADEAAKANVPCSTFRNINAPEIIEQVRAWQPDLLFVVGLSQLVKPELLAVPTRGCVGFHPTHLPKGRGRAPIAWLTLDGTPGAATFFLMDDGADSGPILVQEPFDVTSADYAEDVVTKTEDALDRALDRWLPSLLNGEWNPGPQDDALASYHGKRGPEDGLIDWRDSAERIHALIRAASRPHPGAYTFVRRRKLILWRAEVDRTTPFRGVPGRILDVDAERGALVQCGDGLLWLTVVEWPADAPAARLSVGVKLGVDLEDEVVRLHHEVESLRERVALLEAQLHPAGAPS
- a CDS encoding sugar transferase — protein: MYSTIGKRALDLAISLPILLLSAPLLAIVALLVRLDSRGSILFLQDRLGRNGSTFRAYKFRTMTDWPRVPDKEIYGRDAEVTRVGYWLRRFKIDELPQLINVLSGEMSIVGPRPALPRQIEEYDEHSRRRLLVRPGLTGLAQVNGNTYLSWPERWDWDVDYVERVSLALDVAILLRTIGVILRGEERFLQRLSKPNGVGT
- a CDS encoding SDR family oxidoreductase, which gives rise to MLPSRFKFSAGTILRMAADAALIHLALLTALTLRFVVATLFQKRDASPLADSRFSELIGDFASNGWAITLICLAVFYLSGFYTYGRAYQSRYKAAIIAQAVSLSYLIYGFMVPFLFGEMRLTSRGAYVMAWVLTIVFMIAARLWSSAWKRYVQPEQDAELRARRGEKRILVIGGAGYIGSALLPKLLNKGYQVRLLDQLLFGEEPIAALLDHPKLEIIHGDFRHVEKVVEAMQDVDAVVHLGAIVGDPACSLDEDLTIDVNLSATRMIAELAKSAGVGRFIFASTCSVYGATDETLDERSVVRPISLYGHTKLASEKVLLGMANDDFRPSIVRFATIYGLSGRTRFDLVVNLLTAKAKMDGQITVFGGDQWRPFVHVDDAALAVAKVLDAPLDVVGSQIYNVGSDEQNYTITDIDKMVHEQVLAAELLINSDDTDKRNYRVSFAKIRKQLGFEPQWTVAMGIQQVLEAISNGDVENYTEARYSNVKFLKEGGASNFSKSNWAKELINEISGERERTSA
- a CDS encoding DegT/DnrJ/EryC1/StrS family aminotransferase, which translates into the protein MSQPTSAPATLPAILGGAPLFPELVPIVRPALPSFAELAPDFEDMFQTRMLTRGKYLRAFEEAVAKHLGCKHALAVSSGSSALMLSYQGLGLKGDVIVPSFTFMATVNALIWNNCRPVFVDVLPDTQCIDPEAVEAAITPATTGIVAVHNFGNPVDCDRLEAVAKRHNLKVVYDAAHGFGSLYQGKPVGGQGDAQCFSLSPTKLLIAGEGGIVTTNHDDLAEHVRVGREYGMVPVYDTRFPGLNARMSEMHALVGLRSLTLLEEGVQRRQELVALFKRELATVPGLGYQTILPGDRCSYKDFSITVNPQEFGLTAPQLAKALKHDNVDNRQYWVPPVHQQSAYRRFAPSAETLHNTNWLADVSLSLPIWSRMDDDVVIGICRAIQQIHEHAAAVGRALVE
- a CDS encoding DUF6174 domain-containing protein, which encodes MSVPLVPRQAKSHAAESPPARKRQISRRELLGIAGAVVASMVLFQIFRWVSGGTDVAPTGLPEISSRELDAAAAKWKALGPKDYDLEMTVVSNANKSDYLLEVRNGEGKRLVRNEIESTRADELAQWTIEGQMAQIAAYIERDTSVAARNAGQQMINVGKLDPDLGYPLEYSRQGTGDQTKFHITVTKFQPIEP
- a CDS encoding exosortase/archaeosortase family protein; its protein translation is MNKPATAAVAPATAQRSITDPDQILPFSMLIGLSVLLLIGFGKTIFDLSDYWSDPQYSHGYLVPLFSLVWFYLRWEPIGDVPTWERWSGAALLAFGLGTWLFASYLGVPYIEMVAFLPCIIGVFLLVGGVKILRWAGPGLGMMIFMYPLPGFLNRALLVPMNKFATIASTFCVQTLGIASYRTGNTIKLLGQDLNVVDACSGLRMATIFLAMAVGVALLIERPMWMRLLVVASALPIAIITNMIRIVVTAILYSFDLGDSAQAVFHDLAGYIMPIIALGFLFLFLQILDNLFITVETAKPKLGAVGLKPAMKLKGSGA
- a CDS encoding polysaccharide biosynthesis tyrosine autokinase, which gives rise to MPSKSADGAGNGAGTLVPIGPMYPMPSHLAWPGAAPVRPSFLTSGPDPITLLHALRRRWLPALACGLVASLAVAALAWFLIPADYEVQALFEVQQQDKGDIMDGASGRGSRDEHDLFKKSQLTLVKSPLVLQAALRREEIAQLPSIKANRNDQVRFLNDEIMVDYPGGGDILRIRMKGENADELVKLVDAVKDAYTKEVLDKERQFKQSKRDTLQRELSTTTTKLAQKSKEELNLSRDLKAASSDAVQFQMQIMMNELQALRREEQDMQREIIGSSQKIEELKAVKEKAENAEPSAYALQQVLKNNPSFQSLQMSMQSVDESIRQTMSVIPDPNSPRVQGLTKQKADIEAQMDELRHDAAEEAQEFMIGTSKGALEIDQRNAESSLKSLQAQLASLQAEGKKMSEDLNLLGGNSADLMGIKQEVETLRMQWQEMDNQLRMMTLELSGDNSRVKLVMSAQKPEGNEWIFKYFLTGLCSVGAFGLTMFAITYGEFQARRISTATQVADGLGMKVVGALPCLAGNNDVMLPTILNESIDRVRTLLLHATSMDGTKIVMVTSAVDQEGKTTVASQLAASLARCGRRTLLVDADIRSPSLHELFDMPAEPGLCEVLRGELELDDSIRPTRLPGLWLLPGGRCDGEAVQALAKDAIGGVLDGLRPEFDFIVLDSAPVLTVADSLSIGQHVDATIVSVLKDVSQGAKVFDAVERLRGVGINVMGAVVNGEAQKSHRRLIDMQPAAA
- a CDS encoding exosortase-associated EpsI family protein, encoding MNKQTALWIPVGVAAVMVIASSIVQGYWTNRFGAKSDSQIVKEFAQNLERVPKVIGEWEAVDHPMNAQEQEVAGIVGYVSREYRNPRTDESVTVMLVCGNFRNIAKHEPTQCYVAAGYNQEKEVEQYETKTKTSVANFNTTVFKLEDEKKLERLRIFWSWNYDGDWVSPTYARWSLRGLPALYKLYIISQVRPGEDLEGSTAFRFIQDLIPELDKRLFVAPPAEGAKTPAKPIAEKPAEKA